From the Daucus carota subsp. sativus chromosome 8, DH1 v3.0, whole genome shotgun sequence genome, one window contains:
- the LOC108198189 gene encoding G-type lectin S-receptor-like serine/threonine-protein kinase At1g11410 produces the protein MKLGWNKRTRENKFITSWKSRDNPETGQYSFRLNVTGSAAQLYILNGLTPVLRAGPWNGITFSGLPGYTVSPVNDISSLYYIDNEEEMAIYYSVNDPTFYTRLVINDEGFAERLNWNTGLQKWDVFWTGPNGQCDKYANCRAFSICDPNKVADQGCQCLPGYKDKSDSPTNTFQGCVAKSEALLCRNGEGFIEVPGVKVPDAAKAQFDLDLGINECKDFCLNNCSCTAYTSANISSGKGCLTWYGELVDVRYFSERGQVLYLRADSSELAKDSKKRLLVLVLPVLVSIFLLILLLVYWFWWKKKQREGNLDFSQGSGNSEMSFMEGHADVLAMNERGTEVICFSLSTMVAATDNFSFSNKLGEGGFGTVYKGQLQGGQEIAVKRLSVTSNQGLEEFKNEIILIAKLQHRNLVRLLGYCYQQEKMLIYEYLPNRGLDCFIFAKTSMLNWRTRFNIAMGIARGMIYLHHDSRLRIIHRDLKASNVLLDASMNPKISDFGMARIVGSDQNEDTTRRVVGTYGYMAPEYAMEGLFSIKSDVFSYGVLLLEIISGRRNTSTFDAGKSVNLVGHVWDRWLESKPLEIVDASLAESFDVSEVLRCIHVGLLCVQESSAVRPTMSEAASMLCNERATPSPVEQPAFINRAQVYFGTLKSSSSSSRTGATAATEMTTAISEGR, from the exons ATGAAGCTTGGGTGGAATAAAAGGACGCGAGAAAATAAGTTCATTACTTCTTGGAAGTCACGTGACAATCCGGAAACAGGTCAATATTCTTTTAGATTAAATGTTACTGGATCCGCCGCCCAGTTGTACATTTTGAATGGTTTGACACCTGTACTAAGAGCAGGACCGTGGAATGGCATTACGTTTAGTGGTCTACCTGGGTATACAGTAAGTCCTGTTAATGACATTTCCAGTTTGTACTATATTGATAATGAAGAAGAGATGGCGATATACTATAGTGTTAATGATCCTACATTTTACACAAGACTTGTAATTAATGATGAAGGCTTCGCAGAGAGGCTAAATTGGAACACAGGATTGCAAAAATGGGATGTTTTCTGGACAGGACCAAACGGTCAGTGTGATAAGTATGCAAATTGTCGTGCATTTAGTATTTGTGACCCGAATAAAGTGGCTGACCAAGGTTGCCAGTGTCTGCCAGGATATAAAGACAAGTCTGACTCGCCCACAAACACATTTCAGGGGTGTGTGGCGAAGTCTGAGGCCCTCCTATGTCGAAATGGAGAAGGGTTTATAGAGGTTCCAGGAGTTAAGGTACCGGACGCTGCAAAAGCACAATTTGATTTGGATTTGGGAATTAATGAGTGCAAGGACTTTTGCTTAAATAACTGCTCCTGTACAGCGTACACGAGTGCTAATATTAGTAGTGGTAAGGGTTGTCTAACATGGTATGGAGAACTCGTAGATGTACGATACTTCTCTGAAAGAGGCCAGGTACTCTATTTACGGGCGGATTCCAGCGAATTAG CTAAGGACTCAAAGAAGCGACTCCTCGTACTTGTGCTCCCAGTACTTGTCAGTATCTTCTTGCTCATCCTTTTATTGGTATACTGGTTTTGGTGGAAGAAGAAACAAAGAG AAGGAAACCTCGATTTTTCTCAAGGTTCTGGAAATAGTGAGATGTCATTTATGGAAGGGCACGCGGATGTACTTGCAATGAATGAAAGAGGAACAGAGGTGATCTGCTTTTCGCTTAGCACAATGGTTGCAGCCACGGacaatttttcattttctaataAGCTAGGAGAAGGTGGCTTTGGCACAGTATATAAG GGGCAACTGCAAGGCGGACAAGAAATTGCAGTGAAAAGATTATCAGTTACATCGAACCAAGGTCTAGAGGAATTCAAAAATGAAATCATTCTTATAGCAAAACTTCAGCACAGGAATCTAGTAAGACTGTTAGGATATTGCTACCAACAAGAGAAAATGTTAATCTACGAGTACCTGCCCAACAGAGGATTAgattgcttcatttttg CAAAAACGTCGATGCTAAACTGGCGCACCCGCTTTAATATTGCAATGGGAATTGCTCGAGGCATGATATATCTTCACCACGATTCCAGATTAAGAATCATTCACAGGGATTTGAAAGCCAGCAACGTGTTACTCGATGCATCCATGAATCCAAAAATATCAGATTTTGGAATGGCAAGAATAGTTGGCAGTGATCAAAATGAAGACACTACGAGGAGAGTTGTTGGAACATA TGGTTACATGGCACCTGAGTATGCCATGGAAGGACTTTTCTCAATCAAATCGGATGTGTTCAGCTATGGCGTTCTACTATTAGAAATAATCAGTGGCAGGAGAAACACCAGTACTTTTGACGCTGGAAAATCTGTGAATTTAGTTGGTCAT GTCTGGGATCGGTGGCTAGAAAGCAAACCTTTGGAAATAGTTGATGCATCATTGGCTGAATCGTTTGATGTTAGTGAAGTTTTAAGATGCATTCATGTAGGATTGTTGTGTGTACAAGAATCTTCTGCTGTTAGGCCAACTATGTCGGAGGCAGCCTCTATGCTGTGTAACGAAAGAGCTACTCCATCTCCCGTGGAACAGCCTGCATTCATAAATAGAGCACAGGTATATTTTGGAACTTTGAAGTCATCAAGTTCCTCTTCAAGAACTGGAGCTACTGCTGCTACTGAAATGACAACAGCTATATCTGAAGGTCGATAG
- the LOC108199063 gene encoding uncharacterized protein LOC108199063, whose translation MSQQNMVIGTPVPTDLPVKRKRGRPRKDENLVKKDNPLLHVAPAPDVIDKTQETQLNQCKDVDDSMVGTVVSGVIDACFESGYLLSVKIGNSSTLLRGVVFQPGKVSPVTPINDIAPNAKMYKRQDIPIPVVNTPSQANGSVSRSVQVENPVPLEKLPVAPNQVLPPVMQSTVPFALGNSSSVVFPLNNMPKNVAGASLPGNATTNQNSDLQFVNVSSSVAVPFDMSKTDAEISMSGVSVMPQQISDLKFENPASRIVPLPNIVNDVSNVSLDVEKVALQQTPVFGFESQSPHLLKNLKMVEQDEVMQVFEAPASEPMDGIFPGNKTSNQLPPIQNQTVESEVELHQTSSGGESQFLLSEPQTDSEPCPTEPVHNDLNNSHNEIHQNNVVTDSLSMPMESEYVDSGLKSSEPIQDKVADSNLNLNEATVVEPESETTEPKSVPMDIVTETPVSPTKSNPHYEKQEPTEKDLTKYEASHNGKQVSDVADTTEAGSHPTPRTEAALPVKPAEESDMDFALGDTIPPAQSQC comes from the coding sequence ATGAGTCAACAGAATATGGTAATTGGAACACCAGTGCCCACAGATCTCCCGGTAAAGCGGAAGCGTGGCCGTCCGCGCAAGGATGAAAATCTTGTCAAGAAAGATAATCCACTACTACATGTAGCTCCTGCACCTGATGTCATTGACAAAACTCAGGAGACTCAACTTAATCAGTGTAAAGATGTTGATGACAGCATGGTTGGTACAGTAGTTTCTGGTGTTATCGATGCGTGTTTTGAGTCTGGATATCTTCTTTCTGTCAAGATTGGCAATAGCAGCACTCTTCTGCGTGGTGTTGTGTTTCAACCAGGGAAAGTTAGTCCGGTTACACCAATCAATGATATCGCTCCTAATGCCAAGATGTACAAACGACAAGATATACCTATCCCGGTCGTCAACACACCAAGCCAGGCTAATGGCTCTGTCTCTCGGTCAGTACAGGTTGAGAACCCTGTTCCGCTAGAGAAACTACCTGTTGCTCCTAACCAAGTGTTACCTCCTGTGATGCAGTCAACTGTGCCATTTGCATTAGGGAACTCGTCTTCTGTTGTTTTTCCTCTCAACAATATGCCAAAGAACGTTGCTGGCGCTTCTTTGCCAGGAAACGCTACAACTAATCAGAATTCAGATCTGCAATTCGTTAATGTATCTTCGTCGGTTGCAGTGCCATTTGACATGTCAAAGACAGATGCTGAGATATCCATGTCAGGTGTGAGCGTTATGCCTCAGCAGATTTCAGATCTTAAATTTGAAAACCCTGCCTCGCGTATAGTTCCTCTGCCCAACATAGTAAATGATGTGTCAAACGTTTCACTGGATGTTGAAAAAGTAGCATTGCAGCAAACTCCAGTGTTTGGATTTGAGAGTCAGTCTCCTCACTTGTTAAAGAATCTTAAAATGGTTGAACAGGATGAAGTAATGCAGGTTTTTGAAGCTCCCGCGTCTGAACCAATGGACGGTATCTTCCCTGGTAATAAAACAAGTAACCAGTTGCCTCCTATCCAAAATCAGACTGTTGAATCTGAAGTGGAGCTCCACCAGACTTCCTCCGGTGGTGAATCACAATTTTTACTTTCAGAACCACAAACAGACTCTGAACCATGCCCAACTGAGCCAGTTCACAATGATTTAAACAACTCACATAATGAGATCCATCAGAATAACGTTGTTACTGATTCTCTATCGATGCCTATGGAATCTGAATATGTGGACTCCGGACTCAAGTCAAGTGAGCCCATCCAAGACAAAGTAGCTGACTCAAATCTCAATCTCAATGAAGCAACTGTAGTTGAACCTGAATCTGAGACCACGGAACCAAAAAGTGTGCCCATGGATATAGTAACAGAGACGCCAGTATCACCAACCAAAAGTAATCCTCATTATGAAAAGCAGGAGCCAACAGAAAAGGATTTGACCAAGTACGAGGCGTCTCATAATGGCAAACAGGTAAGTGATGTTGCTGATACTACTGAAGCAGGTTCACACCCGACACCGAGGACAGAAGCAGCTCTTCCGGTTAAACCAGCTGAAGAATCTGACATGGATTTCGCTCTTGGTGATACCATTCCACCTGCTCAATCTCAATGCTGA